From the Accipiter gentilis chromosome 15, bAccGen1.1, whole genome shotgun sequence genome, one window contains:
- the EPHA7 gene encoding ephrin type-A receptor 7 isoform X5, which produces MVFQSRLPSWIILCSVWLFRFAHTGEAQAAKEVILLDSKAQQTELEWISSPPNGWEEISGLDENYTPIRTYQVCQVMESNQNNWLRTNWIAKSNAQRIFVELKFTLRDCNSLPGVLGTCKETFNLYYYETDYDTGRNIRENQYVKIDTIAADESFTQGDLGERKMKLNTEVREIGPLSKKGFYLAFQDVGACIALVSVKVYYKKCWSIIENLAIFPDTVTGSEFSSLVEVRGTCVSSAEEEAENSPKMHCSAEGEWLVPIGKCICKAGYQQKGDTCEQAYPPV; this is translated from the exons ATGGTTTTCCAAAGTAGGCTCCCTTCTTGGATTATTTTGTGCTCCGTCTGGCTGTTCCGCTTTGCACACACGGGGGAAGCACAGGCTGCGAAAGAAG taatATTGCTGGACTCTAAAGCACAACAGACAGAGTTGGAATGGATTTCCTCTCCTCCCAATGGG TGGGAAGAAATTAGTGGACTGGATGAAAACTACACTCCTATACGAACATACCAGGTATGCCAGGTGATGgaatcaaaccaaaacaactgGCTTCGGACTAACTGGATTGCAAAAAGCAATGCACAAAGGATTTTTGTAGAACTGAAATTCACTCTGAGGGATTGTAACAGTCTTCCTGGAGTTCTGGGGACTTGTAAAGAAACTTTTAACTTGTATTATTATGAAACAGACTACGACACTGGCAGGAATATCCGAGAAAACCAATATGTAAAAATAGACACTATTGCAGCAGATGAAAGTTTTACCCAGGGTGATCttggggagagaaaaatgaaacttaacacagaggtgagagaaattggACCTTTGTCCAAAAAAGGATTCTATCTTGCATTTCAGGATGTAGGGGCCTGCATTGCTTTGGTCTCTGTCAAAGTCTACTACAAGAAGTGCTGGTCCATCATTGAGAACTTAGCTATTTTTCCTGACACAGTGACTGGCTCAGAGTTTTCCTCTTTAGTTGAAGTACGAGGAACTTGCGTCAGCAGtgcggaggaggaggcggagaaCTCGCCGAAAATGCACTGTAGTGCAGAGGGAGAATGGTTAGTGCCTATTGGAAAATGTATCTGCAAAGCAGGATACCAGCAAAAAGGAGACACGTGTGAAC AAGCCTACCCCCCTGTGTAG